One window from the genome of Lacerta agilis isolate rLacAgi1 chromosome 16, rLacAgi1.pri, whole genome shotgun sequence encodes:
- the IL27RA gene encoding LOW QUALITY PROTEIN: interleukin-27 receptor subunit alpha (The sequence of the model RefSeq protein was modified relative to this genomic sequence to represent the inferred CDS: inserted 5 bases in 4 codons; deleted 2 bases in 1 codon): MKVQAKEKAGLRPRDSRGLCGIGRKEVEMLRRCDPDAPTDLKCYHSVPSNNMNCSWSTREPPDANTTHVLYYKSLKLQPDKPPMRGAPGKQNWLLIERENLTQGDDYSVWVETNCSMAGIATSAKLNFSLDEIVKPAPPDLEPVVFESSVATVRWKNPHWSEALHHHQPLTCALRYKMSKDHSWTYLSEEHVEQQGHDLEDLKPFTSYKVQVQCIPETRKGFWSEWXSSQTFVTPEAAPLGQVDVWQKXGVSDKGVPSRLLLWKCVKGTGLSISPEPEAARGIVLDYKVVFRDRDKNITTMVSLCCQAALPLSADYAWVSARNSVKNTLPANLSLEQTDLPGPEEVQVMAVPGLGLRVMWKPSASARWLEPEEYVVEWREEISSNPGQLLNWTRSPRGGSSALLRGNFRAKVPYLVCVYAVYAHGSSASVPVRAYFKEGAPTAAPQALQDRSISPTAXLISWEEIPLGDRNGHITHYTLYLGHPTLRNAKANRTIGAAERSYSLSDLMPGTSYQLWMTGSTSAGEGVPSXLHHFHTPDSHWWTLLAVLLFLGFLLFVAFLVLLVNYRWVLDFRRKILPPWCWEKIPDPGHSGVTQRIDEHSAAPGMDALSQCLAKFPEEIDMVEIKEPPPEETMPLAPVEISGYEKRFMPTLEELQSLA; this comes from the exons GTGATCCTGATGCCCCCACGGACCTGAAATGTTACCATTCAGTGCCCAGCAATAATATGAACTGCAGTTGGTCCACCAGGGAGCCTCCAGATGCTAATACTACCCATGTCCTCTACTATAAGAGCCTTAAATT ACAACCTGACAAACCCCCCATGCGTGGAGCTCCGGGCAAGCAGAACTGGTTGCTTATTGAAAGGGAAAACCTGACACAGGGGGACGACTACAGTGTTTGGGTGGAAACCAATTGCAGCATGGCTGGGATTGCAACTTCCGCTAAGTTAAACTTCAGCCTGGATGAAATAG TGAAGCCTGCTCCTCCTGATCTGGAGCCTGTGGTGTTTGAGTCCTCTGTCGCTACAGTGAGATGGAAGAACCCTCACTGGTCTGAAGCTCTTCATCATCACCAGCCGCTCACCTGTGCCCTTCGATACAAGATGTCCAAGGACCATAGCTGGACCTAT CTGAGTGAGGAGCATGTAGAACAGCAAGGGCATGACCTCGAGGACCTGAAGCCATTCACTTCCTACAAGGTGCAGGTACAATGCATTCCAGAAACGAGAAAAGGTTTCTGGAGTGAAT GTTCTTCCCAGACCTTCGTAACCCCGGAGGCAG CTCCACTGGGTCAGGTAGACGTGTGGCAAA GTGGTGTTTCTGATAAAGGTGTTCCAAGTCGCCTCCTGCTGTGGAAG tgtgttaaaggcacaggactTTCCATCT CACCAGAGCCAGAAGCAGCTCGGGGTATCGTCCTTGACTACAAAGTTGTTTTCCGGGACCGCGACAAAAACATCACTACGATGGTGTCCCTTTGCTGCCAAGCTGCCCTCCCTCTTTCCGCCGACTACGCCTGGGTATCGGCCCGAAATTCCGTTAAGAATACACTGCCTGCCAACCTCAGCTTGGAACAAACAG ATCTTCCTGGCCCCGAGGAAGTCCAGGTGATGGCTGTACCAGGCCTGGGTCTCAGGGTGATGTGGAAGCCCAGTGCAAGCGCTCGGTGGCTTGAGCCTGAGGAGTATGTGGTGGAATGGAGAGAAGAGATCTCCAGCAACCCC GGACAGTTGCTGAACTGGACACGGAGCCCGAGGGGCGGCAGCAGTGCCCTGTTGAGAG GTAACTTCAGAGCAAAGGTGCCATACCTTGTCTGCGTCTATGCTGTGTATGCTCACGGGAGCAGCGCTTCGGTCCCTGTGCGAGCCTACTTCAAAGAAGGAG CACCAACAGCTGCTCCCCAGGCACTGCAGGACAGAAGCATTTCACCTACAGC TCTCATCTCCTGGGAGGAAATTCCACTGGGAGATCGCAATGGACACATCACCCACTACACGCTTTACCTGGGACATCCCACTTTACGGAACGCCAAGGCAAACAGGACCA TTGGTGCTGCAGAGAGGAGCTACAGTCTCTCGGACCTGATGCCTGGGACTTCCTACCAGCTCTGGATGACGGGATCCACCTCAGCCGGGGAAGGTGTGCCCA CTCTGCATCACTTCCACACACCAG ATTCCCACTGGTGGACCCTCCTGGCAGTCCTCCTGTTTCTGGGATTCCTGCTTTTCGTGGCCTTCCTTGTGCTGCTGGTTAATTACAGATG GGTCCTTGACTTCCGCCGTAAGATCCTGCCTCCGTGGTGCTGGGAGAAGATTCCAGACCCAGGGCACAGTGGTGTTACCCAGAGGATCGATGAGCACAGTGCTGCCCCTGGCATG GATGCCCTAAGCCAATGCCTTGCCAAGTTCCCAGAAGAGATAGACATGGTTGAGATAAAGGAACCACCCCCAGAAGAGACCATGCCCCTTGCCCCAGTGGAGATCTCTGGCTATGAGAAGCGATTCATGCCCACTTTGGAGGAGCTGCAGAGTCTGGCTTGA